In a genomic window of Phaenicophaeus curvirostris isolate KB17595 chromosome Z, BPBGC_Pcur_1.0, whole genome shotgun sequence:
- the LOC138733337 gene encoding uncharacterized protein isoform X1, with amino-acid sequence MPRGRSWAQEEVSTLLELVKDTGESALLMASTSLPNEALWQQISEGLAAAGYERSAAQCRSKWKTLKSAFHSARETRRRASCHSPSLPPHYRAMKSIWKAAGRPVFGERRMLAQVKLPPSKRRSPLATGSPSSPDPPEHGVGEDAPDVLLSPLPQPESSASEDHVAGVPSSPPAMPPASKDHVAGVPSSSPAMPQTSCCFSLLPLLGEYCAQAAALVHPRAGGSYRSQAGSALLPGNRATLKQERAEQKPGFPDEASLGMGNGNEMFPVAATAQGTPGATAMSEQQAAGEETLDTSLHGLLQSVQQLLVQILQTSQQQQALLESLASDIVSNVHLLSHSLVKVGETLHQLLLRPQTHSSLLSHYFPHMPVFEGGSGVPFAPGTPHTSLDHKEDPHMSPAAGCTPS; translated from the exons ATGCCCCGCGGGCGATCCTGGGCGCAGGaggaggtcagcaccctcctggagctggtgaaggacACCGGGGAGTCCGCCCTGCTGATGGCCTCGACGTCGCTGCCCAACGAGGCGCTGTGGCAGCAGATCTCCGAAGGGTTGGCGGCGGCTGGCTACGAGCGCAGCGCGGCCCAGTGCCGCTCCAAGTGGAAGACGCTCAAGTCTGCTTTCCACTCGGCGCGGGAGACGCGCCGGAGAGCCAGCTGCCACTCGCCTTCCTTGCCTCCGCACTACCGAGCCATGAAGAGCATCTGGAAGGCAGCTGGGCGACCCGTCTTTGGTGAGCGGAGGATGCTAG CCCAGGTGAAGCTGCCCCCCAGCAAGCGCAGGTCACCCCTTGCCACCGGCTCTCCATCCTCGCCAGATCCACCAG AGCATGGCGTTGGCGAAGATGCCCCAGATGTGCTGCTGTCCCCGCTACCACAGCCAGAGAGCT CAGCTAGCGAGGACCATGTTGCTGGAGTGCCTTCTTCTCCCCCTGCCATGCCAC CAGCTAGCAAGGACCATGTCGCTGGAGTgccttcttcttcccctgccaTGCCAC AGActagctgctgcttctctctccttcccctcctgggTGAGTACTGTGCCCAGGCAGCTGCACTTGTGCAccccagagcaggaggcagctACAGATCACAGGCTGGATCTGCCCTCCTTCCAGGAAATCGCGCTACCCTGAAGCAGGAAAGAGCTGAGCAAAAGCCTG GTTTTCCTGATGAGGCATCCCTGGGGAtgggaaatggaaatgaaatgtttccAGTGGCTGCCACAGCTCAGGGCACCCCAGGGGCGACTGCCATGAGTGAGCAGCAAGCAGCAGGTGAAGAGACATTGGACACAAGCCTACACG GCTTGCTACAGAGcgtccagcagctgctggtgcagaTCCTGCAGacatcacagcagcagcaggcactgctGGAAAGCTTGGCCAGCGACATCGTCTCCAACGTCCACCTCCTCTCCCACAGCCTGGTGAAAGTGGGTGAGACCCTGCACCAGCTCCTGCTCCGGCCACAGACCCACTCCAGTCTCCTCAGCCACTACTTTCCCCACATGCCAGTTTTTGAGGGTGGTTCTGGAGTGCCCTTTGCCCCTGGCACTCCCCACACCTCGCTGGATCACAAAGAGGATCCTCACATGTCCCCTGCAGCTGGCTGCACCCCGTCCTGA
- the LOC138733337 gene encoding uncharacterized protein isoform X2, producing MPRGRSWAQEEVSTLLELVKDTGESALLMASTSLPNEALWQQISEGLAAAGYERSAAQCRSKWKTLKSAFHSARETRRRASCHSPSLPPHYRAMKSIWKAAGRPVFGERRMLAQVKLPPSKRRSPLATGSPSSPDPPEHGVGEDAPDVLLSPLPQPESSASEDHVAGVPSSPPAMPPSKDHVAGVPSSSPAMPQTSCCFSLLPLLGEYCAQAAALVHPRAGGSYRSQAGSALLPGNRATLKQERAEQKPGFPDEASLGMGNGNEMFPVAATAQGTPGATAMSEQQAAGEETLDTSLHGLLQSVQQLLVQILQTSQQQQALLESLASDIVSNVHLLSHSLVKVGETLHQLLLRPQTHSSLLSHYFPHMPVFEGGSGVPFAPGTPHTSLDHKEDPHMSPAAGCTPS from the exons ATGCCCCGCGGGCGATCCTGGGCGCAGGaggaggtcagcaccctcctggagctggtgaaggacACCGGGGAGTCCGCCCTGCTGATGGCCTCGACGTCGCTGCCCAACGAGGCGCTGTGGCAGCAGATCTCCGAAGGGTTGGCGGCGGCTGGCTACGAGCGCAGCGCGGCCCAGTGCCGCTCCAAGTGGAAGACGCTCAAGTCTGCTTTCCACTCGGCGCGGGAGACGCGCCGGAGAGCCAGCTGCCACTCGCCTTCCTTGCCTCCGCACTACCGAGCCATGAAGAGCATCTGGAAGGCAGCTGGGCGACCCGTCTTTGGTGAGCGGAGGATGCTAG CCCAGGTGAAGCTGCCCCCCAGCAAGCGCAGGTCACCCCTTGCCACCGGCTCTCCATCCTCGCCAGATCCACCAG AGCATGGCGTTGGCGAAGATGCCCCAGATGTGCTGCTGTCCCCGCTACCACAGCCAGAGAGCT CAGCTAGCGAGGACCATGTTGCTGGAGTGCCTTCTTCTCCCCCTGCCATGCCAC CTAGCAAGGACCATGTCGCTGGAGTgccttcttcttcccctgccaTGCCAC AGActagctgctgcttctctctccttcccctcctgggTGAGTACTGTGCCCAGGCAGCTGCACTTGTGCAccccagagcaggaggcagctACAGATCACAGGCTGGATCTGCCCTCCTTCCAGGAAATCGCGCTACCCTGAAGCAGGAAAGAGCTGAGCAAAAGCCTG GTTTTCCTGATGAGGCATCCCTGGGGAtgggaaatggaaatgaaatgtttccAGTGGCTGCCACAGCTCAGGGCACCCCAGGGGCGACTGCCATGAGTGAGCAGCAAGCAGCAGGTGAAGAGACATTGGACACAAGCCTACACG GCTTGCTACAGAGcgtccagcagctgctggtgcagaTCCTGCAGacatcacagcagcagcaggcactgctGGAAAGCTTGGCCAGCGACATCGTCTCCAACGTCCACCTCCTCTCCCACAGCCTGGTGAAAGTGGGTGAGACCCTGCACCAGCTCCTGCTCCGGCCACAGACCCACTCCAGTCTCCTCAGCCACTACTTTCCCCACATGCCAGTTTTTGAGGGTGGTTCTGGAGTGCCCTTTGCCCCTGGCACTCCCCACACCTCGCTGGATCACAAAGAGGATCCTCACATGTCCCCTGCAGCTGGCTGCACCCCGTCCTGA
- the LOC138733337 gene encoding uncharacterized protein isoform X3 encodes MPRGRSWAQEEVSTLLELVKDTGESALLMASTSLPNEALWQQISEGLAAAGYERSAAQCRSKWKTLKSAFHSARETRRRASCHSPSLPPHYRAMKSIWKAAGRPVFGERRMLAQVKLPPSKRRSPLATGSPSSPDPPEHGVGEDAPDVLLSPLPQPESSSEDHVAGVPSSPPAMPPASKDHVAGVPSSSPAMPQTSCCFSLLPLLGEYCAQAAALVHPRAGGSYRSQAGSALLPGNRATLKQERAEQKPGFPDEASLGMGNGNEMFPVAATAQGTPGATAMSEQQAAGEETLDTSLHGLLQSVQQLLVQILQTSQQQQALLESLASDIVSNVHLLSHSLVKVGETLHQLLLRPQTHSSLLSHYFPHMPVFEGGSGVPFAPGTPHTSLDHKEDPHMSPAAGCTPS; translated from the exons ATGCCCCGCGGGCGATCCTGGGCGCAGGaggaggtcagcaccctcctggagctggtgaaggacACCGGGGAGTCCGCCCTGCTGATGGCCTCGACGTCGCTGCCCAACGAGGCGCTGTGGCAGCAGATCTCCGAAGGGTTGGCGGCGGCTGGCTACGAGCGCAGCGCGGCCCAGTGCCGCTCCAAGTGGAAGACGCTCAAGTCTGCTTTCCACTCGGCGCGGGAGACGCGCCGGAGAGCCAGCTGCCACTCGCCTTCCTTGCCTCCGCACTACCGAGCCATGAAGAGCATCTGGAAGGCAGCTGGGCGACCCGTCTTTGGTGAGCGGAGGATGCTAG CCCAGGTGAAGCTGCCCCCCAGCAAGCGCAGGTCACCCCTTGCCACCGGCTCTCCATCCTCGCCAGATCCACCAG AGCATGGCGTTGGCGAAGATGCCCCAGATGTGCTGCTGTCCCCGCTACCACAGCCAGAGAGCT CTAGCGAGGACCATGTTGCTGGAGTGCCTTCTTCTCCCCCTGCCATGCCAC CAGCTAGCAAGGACCATGTCGCTGGAGTgccttcttcttcccctgccaTGCCAC AGActagctgctgcttctctctccttcccctcctgggTGAGTACTGTGCCCAGGCAGCTGCACTTGTGCAccccagagcaggaggcagctACAGATCACAGGCTGGATCTGCCCTCCTTCCAGGAAATCGCGCTACCCTGAAGCAGGAAAGAGCTGAGCAAAAGCCTG GTTTTCCTGATGAGGCATCCCTGGGGAtgggaaatggaaatgaaatgtttccAGTGGCTGCCACAGCTCAGGGCACCCCAGGGGCGACTGCCATGAGTGAGCAGCAAGCAGCAGGTGAAGAGACATTGGACACAAGCCTACACG GCTTGCTACAGAGcgtccagcagctgctggtgcagaTCCTGCAGacatcacagcagcagcaggcactgctGGAAAGCTTGGCCAGCGACATCGTCTCCAACGTCCACCTCCTCTCCCACAGCCTGGTGAAAGTGGGTGAGACCCTGCACCAGCTCCTGCTCCGGCCACAGACCCACTCCAGTCTCCTCAGCCACTACTTTCCCCACATGCCAGTTTTTGAGGGTGGTTCTGGAGTGCCCTTTGCCCCTGGCACTCCCCACACCTCGCTGGATCACAAAGAGGATCCTCACATGTCCCCTGCAGCTGGCTGCACCCCGTCCTGA
- the LOC138733285 gene encoding killer cell lectin-like receptor subfamily G member 1, producing the protein MEEGVTYADLRLPPPPAPQQPVRLPWCWAALSLAVLSLLLLLAQIILTGLSFHYLGQQARCTPGSRSMEESPSCGQQAVRGQCQFCPAGWLWDGGQCYYFSSAKKNWEQSREDCGSRGAQLATIRSTATLAFLMHTANLDAFYVGLKWEGSRSGWKWLDGTSLSRLFPIQRTTNSFMACGRVSSSGLSGGVCWDTLGWVCEQSAATLQWLQSSTPAFLWGNTTYIYVGP; encoded by the exons ATGGAAGAGGGGGTCACATACGCTGATCTGCGCTTGCCACCCCCACCAG CTCCTCAGCAGCCGGTGCGTCTGCCCTGGTGCTGGGCAGCCCTCAGCCTGGctgtcctctccctgctgctcctgctggcacaAATCATCCTCACTGGCTTGAGCTTCCACT ATTTAGGGCAGCAGGCGAGATGCACCCCTGGTTCCAGGAGCATGGAGGAGAGCCCCAGCTGTGGACAACAGGCAGTGCGAG GACAGTGCCAATTCTGCCCAGCCGGCTGGCTTTGGGATGGTGGGCAGTGCTACTACTTCTCCTCTGCCAAAAAGAACTGGGAACAGAGCAGAGAGGACTGTGGCTCCAGAGGGGCACAGCTGGCCACCATCCGATCGACTGCCACCCTG GCTTTCCTGATGCACACAGCTAACCTGGATGCCTTCTACGTGGGACTGAAGTGGGAAGGCTCCAGGTCTGGCTGGAAGTGGCTGGATGGCACTTCGCTGTCGAG GCTCTTCCCAATCCAGCGCACCACCAACTCCTTCATGGCCTGTGGTAGAGTGTCCAGCTCGGGTCTGTCAGGCGGTGTGTGCTGGGACACCCTTGGCTGGGTCTGTGAGCAGAGTGCAGCCACCCTGCAGTGGCTCCAATCCTCAACCCCTGCCTTCCTCTGGGGAAACACCACCTACATCTATGTGGGACCCTGA
- the LOC138733340 gene encoding B-cell differentiation antigen CD72-like isoform X2: MAQSVVYADLKFAMAPPVTVPTAPDEDDSPYENLPLGPVPAVPSPGRWPHRWRFPTRLRAASLLVLLVLLAVATVSLGAFYWQVTRSLHDASREHAAEQGRLSQEVSAREQSLEQTRRELAWARAELQRAWQEGNSSQRELGSLDAELGRVMRVLGKMEEEMQEVQGKLNNSESTINSLRACVNTDCCPTGWVLYRSKCLFISLEKKTWLQSSEDCRTKSAHLLVQGSWTSWTVPNFIHHYSARYWIGDKYWKTYNE; encoded by the exons ATGGCCCAGAGCGTGGTCTATGCTGACCTGAAGTTTGCTATGGCCCCACCAGTCACCGTCCCCACAGCCCCCGATGAGGACGACAGCCCCTACGAGAACTTGCCACTGGGGCCCGTGCCTGCGGTGCCCAGCCCAG GGCGCTGGCCCCACCGCTGGCGCTTCCCCACGAGGCTGCGGGCAGCCagcctgctggtgctgctggtgctgctggcggTGGCCACGGTGTCCCTGGGGGCTTTCT ACTGGCAGGTCACCCGCAGCCTGCACGACGCCTCCCGGGAGCACGCGGCCGAGCAGGGCCGCCTGTCGCAGGAGGTGAGCGCGAGGGAGCAGAGCCTGGAGCAGACACGCCGGGAGCTGGCGTGGGCCAGAGCGGAGCTGCAGCGAGCGTGGCAGGAGGGCAACAGCAGCCAGCGGGAGCTGGGGAGCCTGGACGCCGAGCTGGGACGTGTCATGAGGGTCCTGGggaagatggaggaggagatgcagGAGGTGCAGGGGAAGCTCAACAACAGCGAGAGCACCATCAACAGCCTGCGTGCCTGCGTGAATACAG ATTGCTGCCCCACAGGATGGGTGCTCTACAGGAGTAAGTGCCTCTTCATCTCCCTGGAGAAGAAGACCTGGTTGCAGAGCTCTGAAGACTGCAGAACGAAATCTGCTCATCTGCTGGTCCAAGGCAGCTGGACATCATGGACGGTGCCG AATTTTATACACCACTATTCTGCCAGGTACTGGATTGGAGATAAATACTGGAAGACATACAATGAGTAA
- the LOC138733340 gene encoding B-cell differentiation antigen CD72-like isoform X1: MAQSVVYADLKFAMAPPVTVPTAPDEDDSPYENLPLGPVPAVPSPGRWPHRWRFPTRLRAASLLVLLVLLAVATVSLGAFYWQVTRSLHDASREHAAEQGRLSQEVSAREQSLEQTRRELAWARAELQRAWQEGNSSQRELGSLDAELGRVMRVLGKMEEEMQEVQGKLNNSESTINSLRACVNTDCCPTGWVLYRSKCLFISLEKKTWLQSSEDCRTKSAHLLVQGSWTSWTVPVRSTGAATPHECAVMVGWADAVGPAHRGICRDAGVAP; this comes from the exons ATGGCCCAGAGCGTGGTCTATGCTGACCTGAAGTTTGCTATGGCCCCACCAGTCACCGTCCCCACAGCCCCCGATGAGGACGACAGCCCCTACGAGAACTTGCCACTGGGGCCCGTGCCTGCGGTGCCCAGCCCAG GGCGCTGGCCCCACCGCTGGCGCTTCCCCACGAGGCTGCGGGCAGCCagcctgctggtgctgctggtgctgctggcggTGGCCACGGTGTCCCTGGGGGCTTTCT ACTGGCAGGTCACCCGCAGCCTGCACGACGCCTCCCGGGAGCACGCGGCCGAGCAGGGCCGCCTGTCGCAGGAGGTGAGCGCGAGGGAGCAGAGCCTGGAGCAGACACGCCGGGAGCTGGCGTGGGCCAGAGCGGAGCTGCAGCGAGCGTGGCAGGAGGGCAACAGCAGCCAGCGGGAGCTGGGGAGCCTGGACGCCGAGCTGGGACGTGTCATGAGGGTCCTGGggaagatggaggaggagatgcagGAGGTGCAGGGGAAGCTCAACAACAGCGAGAGCACCATCAACAGCCTGCGTGCCTGCGTGAATACAG ATTGCTGCCCCACAGGATGGGTGCTCTACAGGAGTAAGTGCCTCTTCATCTCCCTGGAGAAGAAGACCTGGTTGCAGAGCTCTGAAGACTGCAGAACGAAATCTGCTCATCTGCTGGTCCAAGGCAGCTGGACATCATGGACGGTGCCGGTACGGAGCACAGGGGCAGCAACCCCCCATGAGTGTGCGGTGATGGTGGGCTGGGCAGACGCTGTGGGGCCAGCACACAGGGGCATCTGCAGAGATGCTGGGGTGGCACCATGA
- the LOC138733560 gene encoding B-cell differentiation antigen CD72-like yields the protein MAQSVVYADLKFATAPPVTVPTAPDEDDSPYENLPLGPVPAVPSPGRWPHRWRFPTRLRAASLLVLLVLLAVATVSLGAFYWQVTRSLHDASREHVAEQGRLSQEVSAREQSLEQTRRELAWARAELQRAWQEGNSSQRELGSLDAELGRVMRVLGKMEEEMQEVQGKLNNSESTINSLRACVNTDCCPTGWVLYRSKCLFISLEKKTWLQSSEDCRTKSAHLLVQGSWTSWTVPVWSTGAATPHECVVMVGWADAVGPAHRGICRDAGVAP from the exons ATGGCCCAGAGCGTGGTCTATGCTGACCTGAAGTTTGCTACGGCCCCACCAGTCACCGTCCCCACAGCCCCCGATGAGGACGACAGCCCCTACGAGAACTTGCCACTGGGGCCCGTGCCCGCGGTGCCCAGCCCAG GGCGCTGGCCCCACCGCTGGCGCTTCCCCACGAGGCTGCGGGCAGCCagcctgctggtgctgctggtgctgctggcggTGGCCACGGTGTCCCTGGGGGCTTTCT ACTGGCAGGTCACCCGCAGCCTGCACGACGCCTCCCGGGAGCACGTGGCCGAGCAGGGCCGCCTGTCGCAGGAGGTGAGCGCGAGGGAGCAGAGCCTGGAGCAGACACGCCGGGAGCTGGCGTGGGCCAGAGCGGAGCTGCAGCGAGCGTGGCAGGAGGGCAACAGCAGCCAGCGGGAGCTGGGGAGCCTGGACGCCGAGCTGGGACGTGTCATGAGAGTCCTGGggaagatggaggaggagatgcagGAGGTGCAGGGGAAGCTCAACAACAGCGAGAGCACCATCAACAGCCTGCGTGCCTGCGTGAATACAG ATTGCTGCCCCACAGGATGGGTGCTCTACAGGAGTAAGTGCCTCTTCATCTCCCTGGAGAAGAAGACCTGGTTGCAGAGCTCTGAAGACTGCAGAACGAAATCTGCTCATCTGCTGGTCCAAGGCAGCTGGACATCATGGACGGTGCCGGTATGGAGCACAGGGGCAGCAACCCCCCATGAGTGTGTGGTGATGGTGGGCTGGGCAGACGCTGTGGGGCCAGCACACAGGGGCATCTGCAGAGATGCTGGGGTGGCACCATGA
- the CD72 gene encoding B-cell differentiation antigen CD72 produces the protein MAQSMVYADLRFAKVMGGRSTASQALEAALGMDETESPYENMQPASTGQDEDRPQPSPGRWSRQSCILVGLLATCLLLVVATVALGACYWQVTRSLHDASREHVAEQGRLSQEVSAREQSLEQTRRELAWARAELQRAWQEGNSSQRELGSLDAELGRVMRVLGQTEEEMQEVQGKLNNSESTVAILRSCTVIDCCPSGWLLYRGKCLYVSSEKKTWEDSRDECEKKYSQLLVTKSWSRWTVPTFLKNADIPYWIGLQKSSFPWYEYGWLEEEDPEGNGVSDAWFWVDGSLYERPWQSKSNGSCAVISRGNIKPAQCASPDDLQLWICEKPVGPSSPFL, from the exons ATGGCCCAGAGCATGGTTTATGCTGACCTGAGGTTTGCCAAGGTGATGGGGGGCCGGAGCACAGCCAGCCAGGCGCTGGAAGCAG CCCTCGGCATGGATGAGACGGAGAGCCCCTATGAGAACATGCAGCCAGCATCGACAGGGCAGGATGAGGACaggccccagcccagccccg GGCGCTGGTCCAGGCAGTCGTGCATCCTTGTGGGGCTGCTGGCAACCTgcctgctgctggtggtggccaCGGTGGCCCTGGGGGCTTGCT ACTGGCAGGTCACCCGCAGCCTGCACGACGCCTCCCGGGAGCACGTGGCCGAGCAGGGCCGCCTGTCGCAGGAGGTGAGCGCGAGGGAGCAGAGCCTGGAGCAGACACGCCGGGAGCTGGCGTGGGCCAGAGCGGAGCTGCAGCGAGCGTGGCAGGAGGGCAACAGCAGCCAGCGGGAGCTGGGGAGCCTGGACGCCGAGCTGGGACGTGTCATGAGGGTCCTGGGGCAGACGGAGGAGGAGATGCAGGAGGTGCAGGGGAAGCTCAACAACAGCGAGAGCACTGTGGCCATCCTGCGCTCCTGCACGGTTATAG ACTGCTGCCCCTCGGGCTGGCTGCTGTACCGGGGCAAGTGCCTCTACGTCTCATCAGAGAAGAAGACATGGGAAGACAGCAGAGACGAATGCGAGAAGAAATATTCTCAACTCCTGGTCACCAAATCCTGGAGTCGCTGGACTGTGCCG acCTTCCTGAAGAATGCGGACATCCCATATTGGATTGGGCTGCAGAAGAGCAGCTTCCCCTGGTATGAATACGGCTGGCTGGAGGAAGAGGACCCAGAAGGCAATGGAGTTTCGGATGCCTGGTTCTGGGTAGATGGCTCCCTTTACGAAAG GCCGTGGCAGTCGAAGTCCAACGGGTCCTGTGCTGTAATAAGCCGAGGAAACATCAAGCCTGCCCAGTGTGCCAGCCCCGATGACCTGCAACTCTGGATCTGTGAGAAGCCAGTGGGGCCAAGCTCCCCGTTCTTGTGA
- the TESK1 gene encoding dual specificity testis-specific protein kinase 1 translates to MEWDKLHRRPGEGEAEAPGPGGGRLRPSSYRALRSAVSTLARIDDFFCEKIGAGFFSEVFKVRHRQSGQIMVLKMNKLTSNRANMLREVQLMNRLSHPNILRFMGVCVHQGQLHALTEYINGGNLEQLLDSPVPLSWSMRVKLALDIACGLRYLHSKGVFHRDLTSKNCLVRCEASGYTAVVGDFGLAEKIPNYSEGSEKEPLAVVGSPYWTAPEVLRGEFYDEKADVFSYGIILCETIARIPADPDYLPRTEDFGLDVTTFRTMVENDCPAAFLQLAFHCCSMEPTSRPSFLEITQCLEGILQHQLGVEGAGATLFSRRESLPSSGMLATLNEAGRAASHAEESPLRELGMQHLQPDQRLSCSQSDVFSPKSPTLLRPVEPYSGARTKETSPRINPFSQREDLKGGKIKLFDTPSKSVISLTFDLPPPAPLQLSSPVTPEPTMEVQCDFSAPTATARKCHSLPTSPELPRRGGLALGMGSPHPADDPQPPTPLLPPAWERASPPSPGAEERMDCSSDSLELPQPLTTPHNSNFICTASSGTRPWQPEQQSPSGILFNNNHVVVSKPLAWGSGLEHGFSEISVACTAALERTECAAMLPGHGSVTVLEQDEVLHCPDCCLGPLSFSIASVCHRPAPSSPRYQNLSCEAKSFLYRNQGHQQKSLGPVLAEPSLKLPEAQS, encoded by the exons ATGGAGTGGGACAAGCTGCACCGGCGGCCCGGGGAGGGCGAGGCGGAGGCGCCGGGGCCGGGCGGCGGGCGGCTGCGCCCCTCCTCGTACCGGGCGCTGCGCAGCGCCGTCTCCACCCTGGCGCGCATCGACGACTTCTTCTGCGAGAAGATCGGGGCCGGGTTCTTCTCCGAGGTCTTCAAG GTGCGTCACCGCCAGTCGGGCCAGATCATGGTGCTGAAGATGAACAAGCTGACCAGCAACCGGGCCAACATGCTGAGGGAGGTGCAGCTGATGAACCGCCTCTCACACCCCAACATCCTCAG GTTCatgggggtgtgtgtgcacCAGGGACAGCTGCACGCACTGACAGAG TACATCAACGGTGGGAacctggagcagctgctggacAGCCCTGTGCCCCTCTCCTGGTCCATGCGTGTCAAGCTGGCCCTCGACATTGCCTGTGGCCTACGCTACCTGCACTCCAAGGGCGTCTTCCACCGCGACCTCACCTCCAAG AACTGCCTGGTGCGCTGCGAGGCCAGTGGCTACACAGCTGTAGTGGGCGACTTCGGCTTGGCGGAGAAGATCCCCAACTACAG CGAGGGCAGCGAGAAGGAGCCGCTGGCTGTGGTGGGGTCCCCGTACTGGACGGCGCCTGAAGTGCTGCGAGGGGAGTTCTACGATGAGAAG GCTGATGTATTCTCGTACGGCATCATCCTGTGTGAGACCATCGCTCGCATCCCTGCTGACCCTGACTACCTACCCCGCACTGAG GATTTTGGTCTGGATGTCACCACTTTCCGCACAATGGTGGAGAACGACTGTCCAGCTGCCTTCCTCCAGCTTGCTTTCCACTGCTGCAGT ATGGAGCCTACCTCCCGGCCCTCGTTCCTGGAAATCACGCAGTGCCTGGAGGGCATCCTGCAGCACCAGCTGGGTGTTGAGGGTGCTGGGGCCACCCTCTTCAGCAGAAGGGAGAGCCTGCCCTCATCTGGGATGTTGGCCACGCTTAACG AAGCTGGGAGGGCAGCCAGCCATGCCGAGGAGTCACCTCTGCGAGAGCTGGGGATGCAGCATCTGCAGCCAGACCAGCGCCTGTCCTGCAGCCAGTCCGATGTGTTCTCTCCAAAATCGCCCACCTTGCTGCGGCCAGTGGAGCCTTACAGCGGGGCCAGGACCAAGGAGACGTCCCCCCGCATCAACCCCTTCTCCCAGCGTGAGGACCTGAAGGGGGGAAAGATCAAGCTCTTTGATACGCCGAGCAAGTCTGTCATCTCACTCACCTTCGACCTGCCGCCTCCTGCCCCACTCCAGCTCAGTTCCCCCGTGACCCCTGAGCCCACCATGGAGGTGCAGTGTGACTTCTCAGCCCCTACTGCTACTGCCCGCAAGTGCCACTCGCTGCCCACCTCCCCTGAGCTGCCCCGCCGCGGGGGCCTGGCACTGGGCATGGGGTCCCCGCATCCTGCCgatgacccccagccccccacccccctcctgcccccggCCTGGGAACGagcctcccctcccagccctggggcAGAGGAGCGGATGGACTGTAGCTCCGACAGCCTTGAGCTCCCACAGCCCTTGACAACACCCCACAATAGCAACTTCATCTGCACGGCATCCTCGGGTACCAGACCCTGGCAGCCAGAGCAGCAATCCCCCAGTGGGATCCTCTTCAACAACAACCATGTGGTGGTCAGCAAACCCCTGGCTTGGGGCAGCGGGCTGGAGCACGGCTTCTCTGAGATCAGCGTTGCCTGCACAGCGGCACTGGAGCGGACGGAGTGTGCAGCCATGCTGCCCGGGCACGGCTCCGTCACCGTGCTGGAGCAGGATGAGGTGCTGCACTGTCCCGACTGCTGCCTGGGCCCCTTGAGCTTCAGTATTGCCTCTGTCTGCCACCGGCCAGCACCCAGCTCACCTCGCTACCAGAACCTCAGCTGCGAGGCTAAGAGTTTCCTCTACCGCAACCAAGGCCACCAGCAGAAATCCCTGGGGCCAGTGCTGGCGGAGCCCAGCCTGAAGCTGCCGGAGGCACAGTCCTAG